A single region of the Solwaraspora sp. WMMD791 genome encodes:
- a CDS encoding DUF4349 domain-containing protein — protein MTTKNKRIHRRVGHRGGVAAGVALLAGLLVLAGCSASEDSAGSTADMPQRDVAGAAAPGPDGRPEGGAADDGGSAPEEAAGAGDSGGNAGPDAATPVDLRVGERSIIYSGSITVEVTDVAGKASEAATIASSVGGFVGRDQRSEYDDQGRATLELRVPAAEFDRVVDRLSRLGEEISRELSVQDVTEEVIDLDARITTQEARVRSGRALLAQAETLADLVMLESELAKREADLASLQAKKRGLADLVTLSRITVELVGPGTPPAAAEPQTGFLAGLAAGWGAFTASVRILVTVFGALLPWLVALGVPVLGLLWVLRTRRRRGSAAHTGPALPMAAGTAGSAAPTTTATSSATAPAPRPAAEETTP, from the coding sequence TTGACAACCAAGAACAAGCGTATTCACCGGCGGGTCGGGCACCGAGGCGGCGTCGCCGCCGGTGTGGCCCTGCTCGCCGGGTTGCTGGTGCTGGCCGGCTGCTCGGCGTCGGAGGACTCGGCGGGAAGCACGGCGGACATGCCGCAGCGGGACGTGGCCGGGGCGGCGGCTCCGGGCCCGGACGGCCGGCCCGAGGGCGGCGCGGCCGACGACGGCGGCAGCGCCCCGGAGGAGGCGGCGGGTGCGGGCGACAGCGGCGGCAACGCCGGCCCGGACGCCGCCACCCCGGTCGACCTGCGGGTCGGCGAGCGGTCGATCATCTACTCGGGGTCGATCACCGTCGAGGTGACCGATGTCGCCGGCAAGGCCAGCGAGGCGGCGACGATCGCCTCGTCGGTGGGCGGCTTCGTCGGCCGCGACCAGCGGTCCGAGTACGACGACCAGGGCCGCGCCACGTTGGAGCTGCGGGTGCCGGCGGCCGAGTTCGACCGGGTGGTCGACCGACTGTCCCGCCTCGGTGAGGAGATCAGCCGCGAGTTGAGCGTGCAGGACGTCACCGAGGAGGTGATCGACCTGGACGCCCGGATCACCACCCAGGAGGCCCGGGTCCGCAGCGGCCGGGCCCTGCTCGCCCAGGCCGAGACCCTCGCCGACCTGGTGATGTTGGAGAGCGAGCTCGCCAAGCGGGAGGCCGACCTGGCGTCGCTGCAGGCGAAGAAGCGCGGGCTGGCCGATCTGGTGACGTTGTCCCGGATCACCGTCGAGCTGGTGGGGCCGGGTACGCCGCCAGCGGCGGCGGAGCCGCAGACCGGGTTCCTGGCCGGGCTGGCCGCAGGCTGGGGGGCGTTCACCGCCTCGGTACGGATCCTGGTGACCGTGTTCGGGGCGTTGCTGCCCTGGCTGGTGGCGCTCGGCGTACCTGTGCTGGGGTTGCTCTGGGTGCTGCGGACCCGGCGCCGCCGTGGCTCGGCGGCACACACCGGACCGGCGCTGCCCATGGCGGCGGGCACGGCCGGGTCGGCGGCCCCGACGACGACCGCGACCAGTTCGGCGACCGCGCCGGCACCGCGTCCGGCGGCGGAGGAAACGACCCCTTAG
- a CDS encoding MBL fold metallo-hydrolase, whose protein sequence is MRLTKFGHSCVRLERDGAVLVIDPGAFSEPAALDGVDAVLVTHEHFDHLDVDRLADVLARRPSVTVHAHPSVASTLDVLGDAVVAVEAGDRFEAAGMPVRAYGGWHAVIHPDLPRVPNLGFLVDDSVYHPGDAFDVPADAAVQTLFVPVCAPWMKLSEAVDFVRAVAPRRALALHDGLLNDAGHRVTDNLMGKLAGCDYARLPAGTTLD, encoded by the coding sequence GTGCGACTGACCAAGTTCGGGCATTCCTGCGTACGGCTGGAACGCGACGGCGCGGTGCTGGTGATCGACCCGGGGGCGTTCAGCGAGCCGGCCGCGCTCGACGGGGTCGACGCGGTCCTCGTCACCCACGAGCACTTCGACCACCTCGACGTCGACCGGCTGGCCGACGTGCTCGCCCGGCGCCCGTCGGTGACCGTCCACGCGCATCCGTCTGTGGCATCCACACTGGATGTGCTCGGCGACGCGGTCGTTGCGGTCGAGGCCGGCGACCGGTTCGAGGCGGCGGGGATGCCGGTCCGGGCGTACGGCGGCTGGCACGCGGTGATCCACCCGGACCTGCCCCGGGTGCCCAACCTGGGCTTCCTGGTCGACGACTCGGTCTACCACCCGGGTGACGCGTTCGACGTGCCGGCCGACGCGGCGGTGCAGACCCTGTTCGTGCCGGTGTGCGCGCCGTGGATGAAACTGTCCGAAGCAGTCGACTTCGTCCGGGCGGTCGCCCCCCGGCGGGCCCTGGCCCTGCACGACGGCCTGCTCAACGACGCCGGCCACCGCGTCACCGACAACCTGATGGGCAAGCTGGCCGGCTGCGACTACGCCCGGCTGCCGGCCGGCACCACGCTGGACTGA
- a CDS encoding gamma-glutamylcyclotransferase codes for MRHYAAYGSNLDPARMRAYCPHSPMVGTGWLEGWRLTFAGEGVIGWEGAVTTIVESPGDRVFVALYDVHPWDAAQLDEVEGALSGTYRRLTVRAVTLDGEITAWVYVFDGYEGGLPTAWYLSEIANAAEKAGAPDDYVAALRDRPTRTATA; via the coding sequence GTGCGTCATTACGCCGCGTATGGCTCAAACCTCGACCCCGCACGAATGCGTGCTTACTGTCCGCATTCGCCCATGGTGGGTACCGGCTGGCTGGAAGGCTGGCGGCTCACCTTCGCCGGCGAGGGGGTGATCGGCTGGGAGGGTGCGGTCACCACCATCGTGGAGTCGCCCGGCGACCGTGTCTTCGTCGCACTCTACGACGTCCACCCCTGGGACGCCGCGCAGCTCGACGAGGTCGAGGGGGCGCTGTCGGGCACCTACCGGCGGCTGACCGTCCGGGCGGTCACCCTCGACGGCGAGATCACCGCCTGGGTCTACGTCTTCGACGGGTACGAGGGCGGGCTGCCCACCGCCTGGTACCTGTCCGAGATCGCCAACGCGGCCGAGAAGGCCGGTGCCCCGGACGACTACGTGGCGGCGCTGCGCGACCGGCCCACCCGTACCGCCACCGCCTGA